A single Lactuca sativa cultivar Salinas chromosome 8, Lsat_Salinas_v11, whole genome shotgun sequence DNA region contains:
- the LOC111894826 gene encoding uncharacterized protein LOC111894826 yields the protein MESKKIFLQFLEFLKKWMVIMSKNGKLMAIVTSIYIIIASLFFVLNISTVKPMIFDIVTKSMMLPSQDPQGLVFAQLQNTMQKEFKIFLGTELAFIVGLFITSLIAQNAIILLIGSAHKDEKISHINLILRMPQPLKRTFITSFHVTLLRIGFLYISFFFVMVLIIVTSGNKIVSKLILWALLILVVSMYLYFSVVWILSMVVSVLEECSGIEALGRAGRLVKGMKLQGFLLNLLLNLLSYVFFHFLSKMMMVKQPALTQAILLFFLMGFICSITMFTFQAYTVLYFECKKNHGEEIELHGSVEYSKIPRVPLGEELL from the coding sequence ATggaatccaaaaagatttttcttCAGTTCCTTGAATTCTTGAAGAAATGGATGGTGATTATGTCGAAAAATGGCAAACTTATGGCCATTGTAACCTCGATCTACATCATCATCGCGTCTCTTTTCTTCGTCTTGAACATCTCTACAGTCAAACCAATGATATTTGATATTGTCACAAAATCTATGATGCTACCTTCTCAAGATCCACAAGGCCTAGTTTTTGCACAACTTCAAAATACGATGCAGAAAGAGTTCAAAATATTCTTAGGCACCGAACTAGCTTTCATTGTAGGCCTATTCATCACGTCTCTTATTGCCCAAAATGCAATTATTTTGCTAATTGGATCTGCTCACAAGGACGAGAAAATATCTCATATAAATCTGATCTTAAGGATGCCACAACCATTAAAAAGGACGTTCATCACTTCTTTTCATGTAACACTTCTCAGAATTGGCTTTCTCTACATTAGTTTCTTTTTTGTAATGGTTCTTATCATAGTGACTTCTGGGAACAAGATTGTATCAAAACTGATACTATGGGCGCTCTTGATTCTTGTTGTGAGCATGTATCTATATTTTTCAGTTGTTTGGATTCTATCCATGGTGGTTTCGGTGCTAGAAGAGTGTTCTGGAATTGAGGCGTTAGGAAGAGCTGGGAGGCTTGTTAAAGGCATGAAGTTACAAGGGTTTCTTCTGAACCTTCTGTTGAATCTTCTATCATatgttttctttcatttcttATCGAAGATGATGATGGTTAAACAACCCGCGTTGACTCAGGCGATCTTACTTTTTTTTCTAATGGGTTTTATCTGTTCGATCACCATGTTCACGTTTCAGGCATACACAGTTTTATACTTCGAGTGCAAGAAGAATCATGGTGAAGAGATTGAGCTACATGGGAGCGTTGAATATAGTAAAATACCAAGAGTACCCCTTGGTGAAGAATTACTATAG